GCAGCCATGCCATGAGCATCTGTCATAACAACTACTGTTGGAGCAGTAAGGTCTGGAAATACATCCACATCCATGTTTTTGGCAGTGCGTAGTCCGAATACAATCAGAACCACTGCGCACAACAAGATGAAAAACTTGTTGTTTATTGAAAATTTTATAATTTTATCTAACATGACTTTTGTTTTTAATGGTTATGACCAGAGTGCGGGTCTAACGCATTTGTTGCCTGAGCAAGTTTTACCTGAATTGCACCTATTTTTACAACACGGTCAGTTTTATTAATTCCACTAGTAATTTCAGTTCTAATACCATCTGTAACACCAATAGAAACTTCCTTTCTCTCGAATAATTCAGGATTTACCTGTACTAAAACAGAATATACTCCCTGTTCTTCAAGAATGGCAGTTGAAGGAACAGTAATTGTTTTAGCACTTGACAACGTTTTTAGGTATAATTCAACAAAACCACCAGAAAGAAAACTACCGATATTATCAATTTGAAGACTTACCGGAATTAAGTAATTATCATCATTTGTGCTTTTTCCGTATGATAATATTTTTCCATTCAATTCTTCGAGAGTATAAGATTTATTATCATATATAGTTCGAATATTTGCTGAAGAAATTGAACCAAGAATAGGTGCATATTTTTGTTGAACATCTGCTTGAAGCAATAATGTTTTATTCTTTGTTACAGAAATTAAAGGCTGACCTGCTTCAACAAATTGACCGTTGCTAACAAAGAGCTGTTTTAAATATCCAGTTATAGGGCACGACACAGATTGTCCGCTAACAGAGAAATTTTTACTGAAAGTTTCAAAAGTCACTTTTGCATTTTCGTATTCTGTTTTTGATGCTAACAAATCCTTTTCAGAAACTATTTTATCAGCTGCCAGAGCCTTTTGTCTTTCATAATTTTCTTTTGCCTTATTGAAATTATTCTGTGCTTCTGCATATCGTACAGTTGAATTATTATCAGCTAATCCGCTTCCTGTAATCATAAATAATGATTGCCCTGCTGATACATTAATTCCTTCCAGAATATTGTCACCTGAAAACAAAATCATACCCGATGTTTGAGCAGCAACAATTGTTAAATCTCCCTGAGCAGACTTTACTTGAGCTGTAGTTTTTATTACTTGTCCGAATGGTTCATACAAAGGATCAGCTGTTTCGAATTTAATTTTCCAGGATTGTTCTTTTGTAAATACGATGGTATTTGTTTTTGAAGGTTGAAGCTTTTTTGCAGCTTCATCTGCTGAATTTTTATCAGAATAAACATTGATATTATCTGCTACAACCTGATAGTTACCTTTTACAGTTTTTATATCAAAAATAATTTTACCTGAACCAGCTGTTTTAGGTCTTAAATTAAAACTAAATATACCTTTTCGTGTTGGTTTATCAAGAGACTCAGTTGTTTCATTTGATCCAATAATCAACCTGATTGTTACACTTCCACTGTCTAAAGCTTTAAATGAAGGAAGATTTGAAAAATGAGACAATACATTACAACTATCTCCTACAACAAAAGGATCTGCTTCTGCAAAAAGTTCAAATTCGTTGCTGTATGCTGTGATTTTCAGTTTTACACTTTCGCCTCCATGACTATCTTGAATCGCTTTATCATTTTGATTGCAACTTGCTAACCCTATAGCAAATACTGCAATGAGAAAAATTTTAATTTTCATTGAAAATAATTTAAATATTAAAAAATATTGAAAAATTACGCAGATAATTTAAGCAATAGAGTAACTGTTGCCAATTGCGTTAAAAAAAATATTTAGCCAATAGGAGGAGCACGTAAACCTGTACTTAAGTT
The Bacteroidia bacterium genome window above contains:
- a CDS encoding efflux RND transporter periplasmic adaptor subunit yields the protein MKIKIFLIAVFAIGLASCNQNDKAIQDSHGGESVKLKITAYSNEFELFAEADPFVVGDSCNVLSHFSNLPSFKALDSGSVTIRLIIGSNETTESLDKPTRKGIFSFNLRPKTAGSGKIIFDIKTVKGNYQVVADNINVYSDKNSADEAAKKLQPSKTNTIVFTKEQSWKIKFETADPLYEPFGQVIKTTAQVKSAQGDLTIVAAQTSGMILFSGDNILEGINVSAGQSLFMITGSGLADNNSTVRYAEAQNNFNKAKENYERQKALAADKIVSEKDLLASKTEYENAKVTFETFSKNFSVSGQSVSCPITGYLKQLFVSNGQFVEAGQPLISVTKNKTLLLQADVQQKYAPILGSISSANIRTIYDNKSYTLEELNGKILSYGKSTNDDNYLIPVSLQIDNIGSFLSGGFVELYLKTLSSAKTITVPSTAILEEQGVYSVLVQVNPELFERKEVSIGVTDGIRTEITSGINKTDRVVKIGAIQVKLAQATNALDPHSGHNH